Genomic window (Lycium barbarum isolate Lr01 chromosome 2, ASM1917538v2, whole genome shotgun sequence):
aagtaaaatatttcatGATCTACAACTATTAACTAAATTACATAATCTACAATATATATTCTATATTTAGGGTAAATGTATAATTTTATAccacaaataaaaaaaatgttgCTATGAATAAAAGACCAATAATAAGGAGTGTCCTATATTAGTGATAATCAAATTAAATACATATTAACTAAATTACACATTAATTACTTTTTTAAATATCTCAATATACTCAGCTAGCATTTATTCATAAAATAGTATACTactgtttatatgatatatattatacaattccttgaacaagtatatatattcttgtacttatatatacgtatatttcactattatatactatatataatattatttttatgtatattaactagtatatattatatataaaataaattcttatgtatattaaacaaaaagtatatatatatatatatatatatatatatatatctttgaccacatacattattgtatatattaagcatatattgttattattttaaatatatacaaatataaatttaattgagttaattttcctatttcatggaagagagagaaaaaaaatgtaTAGTAAATATGTGATGGCAGAAAGGAAGCCAAGTTTAATGGGATGAGGTgtcaattattaattaagatcctattttagtggtaatccataagtaattatattattctatctatatattgtatattgtatacTTTATACGTTATTGTAGAGTACCATTGGTTGGCACAGAGagtaatatattcatatattaggtatatcgtaatattatattatatagtaatattatatattatatacacaaataatattaatatattatgtactatatataatatacaagcttaaatatactaatttctactattatattCACAAACATTTTTTTATCATCTTTTCAGTTTAATATACCATATTCTAAGGTATATTTTCACGTACATTTCGTATACCATATTTCCATATATcatatcttttcatgtacttttcttaatataatatattcaaataatttcttttagtcacAGAGAATTAATTGAATCATCATCAAGTgaaatgaaaaaaagaagaataaaaaggaGGAAACGAAAGGGAAAAAAAAGCTTTTTAAAAAGGTAGATAGAATATGGtatttgaagttgattttgtTATGTTTATTTGAAAAATTACATTCTAAttattttgaaagaaagagaaagtaaaaaagtgtatatgcattaatggtagtaactcctaaaattaagtattattgatattttaggaatgtaaaaagttgtatttttgtaattaagaagttaaaattttgaataaattgtatttatgtaattttttaaaagtaattgtaatctttttaattaccatttgaaaaagttgtatttgtgtgaCTTTCCCTTGACAAAAGGGGGTTGTTGAGATGGTTAGCACTTAGCACCTTCAACCCGAAGATTGTGGGTTCGAATCAAAAGGGGGAAGCTCCTACGGGAGGGGTGGAAAAAAAAACTGGTGTTTCCTAAGTCCAGTTTATCTCACTTGTATGCGGAGACGAGCTGCTATGTTAAAAGGTACAAGCATAAATACGAGTGGTACGATGCCGATGTATTCATCAGTATGTACTTAGCAAATGCCAGCAAGTATTGAATTATAATTATATGTACTGGAGCCGAAAATTCATATAAGGCAATTCTAAAACACACTAGATAATCATGCTTAGAATTTAAATTTACTCTAAAGACTCTTTGAACCCCTTTTATCACTACAGTAGAATTTTTTCTTATGTAAAGGTGATTCAATgattcatatatacagaaaaaaaaaattatcttataatTTACACAATAAAATATTCCAGCCAAAATGATTCAATTGAACTCCGTGGTTCCCTATAGTTAGTCAACAAAGGGTCACCTGATAAGTAGTAGAGTAATAAGATATTaaaaggacccgtttggccatgaaaaattttcactttttttttggaaaattatttcactttatttgaaaattaatatttggccatgaaaattccaaatacaagttcaagttgtatttggaaacAACAAAAATgttgttcactttttttttcactttcaatacattcaaacaaccaaatattatttgcaaaaactataaccaaacacaatttcatgttcaactccaacttcaaaatttcaaataaggtgaaaaatatttaattttcatggccaaacgcttcCTAAGGTCTAATGCGTGCTCCGCATTACTTGATAGCAAATATATACTAATGTTTACACACAGTATATTCTATTACATTAATATCAATATCTTTAACCAAATATTCTTTCTTTCGTAATAAACAATACtgtatttaattatttaattgaTTGCAATATTCTCCAACTTGATAGTATATAAAGGACATCCCTACCTTAAACTTCTCTTCATttaaccatatatatacacacaaatatATTGATTACAGAAGTAATGACCACTATAATAACAGTTATTCCTTTCTTGATTCTTTGTCAGCTGCTTCTGCTTCTGCTACTACCATGTCACCGGAACTTGGCTTATGCCGCCGGTGGAAAGTGGGATTTACTGATGTCCAACATCGGTATTTCCGCCATGCACATGCAACTCCTCAACAATGACAGAGTTGTCATGTACGACCGTACTGACTTTGGCGCATCTAACATCTCGTTGCCTGATGGCAAATGTCGCAACAACCGTAATGACCTCACCCTGAAAGTCGATTGCACTGCTCACTCTGTTGAGTATGACGTGTCCACAAACTCTATACGACCCCTCATGGTCCAGACCGACGTGTGGTGCTCCTCTGGCTCTGCTACTTCTGATGGTACTTTGGTCCAAACTGGTGGTTTCAATGATGGCGAAAACGTTGTAAGAGTTTTTAAACCATGCGATGGAAATAGAAGCACCTGTGACTGGAAGGAGATAGGAGGTGCCCTAATTCAAAGTCGGTGGTATGCCACCAATCATGTGTTGCCTGATGGCAGACAAATAATCATTGGTGGCCGTGATGCTTTTAACTACGAGTTTTATCCCAAGACTGCTTCAACCAACAACGTATTTAGCCTGCCTTTTCTTCAACAGACTAATGATCCTAGGGAGGAGAACAATCTTTACCCGTTTGTTTTTCTCAATGTGGACGGAAATCTATTCATTTTTGCGAACAATCGAGCCATCTTGTTCAATTACACAAAGAACGCGGTGGTGAAGACGTATCCTCAAATACCTGGTGGCGACCCTAGAAATTATCCAAGCACGGGTTCTGCAGTTCTTCTTCCATTAAAGAACTTACAAGCACAAACAATTCAAGCTGAGGTTTTGGTCTGTGGTGGGACAAAAAGAGGCTCATACCTCAGCGCAGAAAGAGGTAACTTTTTGGGTGCATTAAATACTTGCGGTCGGATTACTATTACAGACCTGAATCCACAGTGGACCATGGAGACCATGCCACTAGCTCGAACAATGGGTGACATGATGATTTTACCAAACGGAAACATCTTGATCATCAACGGAGCGGCCTCGGGCACGGCTGGATGGGAACTTGGTAGGAGCCCCGTTTTGATTCCGGTTACTTATCATCCCGATAACCCATCTGATTCTAGATTCGAGGTACAAAATCCAAATACTATACCAAGAATGTACCATTCAGCAACAATTTTGCTTCGAGATGGTCGAGTTCTGGTTGGTGGCAGTAATCCACATGCGCGTTATAACTTCACAGGAGTACTTTTTCCAACGGAGTTAAGCTTACAGTCATTTTCACCATCATATTTGGATTCAGAATCTGCAAATTTACACCCCCAAATCATTTCACCCGCTTCCCGACGTAAAGTCAAGTACGGGGGGCGGGTCAATATTCGATTTACTGTACCCGGGTCAGTTAATAGGAATTTGGTCAAGGTAACAATGGTTGCACCAGGATTTAACACGCATTCATTTACTATGAACCAAAGAATGCTTGTGCTTTCAAGTGGAAACGTGACACGAGTTGGAAATTCAACTTATAAAATCAATTCAGTCTTTCCAAATTCGAGTAATTTAGCACCAACAAGTTACTATATGTTATTTGTGGTTCATCAAGACATACCTAGTGAAGGAATTTGGATCAGGATTCAGTAACTAGGTTGGATTAATGTATGTGTATAGATAAATGCTTGCTTAATTTTGTACAACATTCATTTTCGATTTTATTAATAAATGTCTTCTTATGATCTTTTACTTTCCTTGGCGTAATGGTGATAGTTTCGTATGAGCAGGAAGTCACGGTTCAAACCACCAAAATAATTTCTTGCAGAAATGCGAGATAAAGTTATCATGTGTACCTAAGGCCTAATATGGTCCGGCTCTTCCCTAAATCCCCCAAGAGTAGGAGCTAAATTAGTGCATCATATTGTCCTTTTAATTCCCAAGAACGAAACGatataaaaaaggaaaaatttcataaatatacaagttggtcacttacattgcaaaaatataacccaaaacttacattacaaaaaatagcccaaaatatacaaacatgtacagacacttataccaacatatacaaacatataagaaggcagagagagagagaagttgaGTCATTTTTTGTAAGACAATTTTAGTAGCATTGTTACCCCAATtaatatacagtgtaattttctctATAAAAAGATAgtaagtagaaaaaaaaaaaaaaagaggtttgtTCTATTTTAATAGTAATAGTAGGTATGATGTGGAAACATTCTTTTCCTGTTTCTTGAGATGTTGTAAGCATGATAAAATGGATTCTTTTGTATTGATTACTGAAATATTGTAGTCTATTGCAATAACAAAGGCGTGCTGATCCCCTCATTAATTTACTTCTTATCTTATTACAATTAAAgtagtatatttttttcttttaaaataagccaaaacttTGACTAATTAAGAAGGATGATATTGTGATTGTCACAATCTGTCAAATCTCTGTGGTGGCATgggattttttgaaaaaaaaaaaaagtcgtcTCGAACTCCATTGAATATAGTGTTTACATGCTTCTTCAACGCTCTAAAATGCTTGTCACTtattattgtttttatttttaaaagccAGAATAATTTGACGGATGCAcgtaaaccttttttttttttttttgggtggtgatgtgggggggggggggggggtgggaggGTTCGGGGAGCTCTTTTCATTTAGAAAGATTAGTCCTTTATTACTTAAACCACAAGGATATATATACCTCAGAACTTCTAAACTTGACATCGTCTATGCAGTGCACACGGGAAGTACTTTTAATCCTAATTATCCTCCTGAACTTGGTAATTTGACAGTTTTTGTTCCTGGAATTTGACATGGCATACACTCTCTTTGAAGAATATATTCCTACATATATTGAAGTGTGTTACCTGTACTTCTGAAGAATATAGGGCATTACTTGTAGCACGATTAATAAGAGTTGTTTGTGCCTGAAGAGCAATTATAGTACCCTGGGTTGACCCTTAAATGAAAAATAGAACAATAACAAACTATTTTTTgctttttttaaggaaaaaaaaaggcaTTTCTTTGATACAGAGTCGTATGTGAAGATTGAAGGTCTCCAAAGGAGCAATATAACAGGCCCGCGGATAAAGATTTCGGGCCGATATTTTATTGAACCATATAAATGTTAtgtttatataaaaattataaaataCTATTGACCATTTCTTTCAATCTACCTAAATCAAACTTGAGCTTTATTTAAATCATAATATGGATTCCGAGGAGGTGACATGCATGTGTCATAAATAAGACCAATTCGTACTCTCTCTTTTTTCTTAATATATTCTGTTGTAGACGTCGTGTTGAGAAAATGTACGTCAATAATTCTGTCGAAGTAAGCTATAGAACCGAGTCTAATATCAAACAAAAAACTCCATTGAAGAATTAAGCAATGCCTTCATCCACATTGCGTCACGAGCTCACGctgaagaaaattaaaaaaagaatggTTCAAATAGGAATTTTTTAATGTAGGAGGAAACTATATCATTTTCCAAGGTCCCATTTCATAGCATTATGTGGCAAAATTTACATTCTAAACCTCAACGTTTTTgttacttatttatttatttatttatttgtttatgtatttgtttgtaTTTTTATACCAAATATTTCCCTCTAGATCAATTAATATACTACTCAATACTTTTTATACGCATTTGGACAATATTGACTTGAaatagagaagaaaaaaaaaggtatttGAAGAAGAAATAGAGATTGTGTTTGAACATTAACTTTATTTGGGAAAAAGAGTTTGTGAATGTTGAAAAATTTTGACCAAAAAGAGTTTGTGAATGTTGAAAATTTGTGACCAAAAAGAAGTGTTTCAATATTATAGTCGAAGTTGAAATATTGAAGTACTGAAATTAAGTAATTGCATCATGTCCTTCTAGCTATACTCGGTTGTCAAAAGAATGACAAGCGTCCAGGAAATGGCTTGCTTCAAAGTGTAAGCAGTACCATACGATCAAGTTTAGGAAGGAAACTTTGAAATAGGTAAATGTCGTTCTTGACTAAGAGCGAGGGAAATCTTTGAAATTCAATTAGAATAGCACTGGGTGAGTAAGATATAGGATTCTTGTCTGAGTCGCATGAATCACAAAAT
Coding sequences:
- the LOC132623820 gene encoding aldehyde oxidase GLOX1-like, whose product is MTTIITVIPFLILCQLLLLLLLPCHRNLAYAAGGKWDLLMSNIGISAMHMQLLNNDRVVMYDRTDFGASNISLPDGKCRNNRNDLTLKVDCTAHSVEYDVSTNSIRPLMVQTDVWCSSGSATSDGTLVQTGGFNDGENVVRVFKPCDGNRSTCDWKEIGGALIQSRWYATNHVLPDGRQIIIGGRDAFNYEFYPKTASTNNVFSLPFLQQTNDPREENNLYPFVFLNVDGNLFIFANNRAILFNYTKNAVVKTYPQIPGGDPRNYPSTGSAVLLPLKNLQAQTIQAEVLVCGGTKRGSYLSAERGNFLGALNTCGRITITDLNPQWTMETMPLARTMGDMMILPNGNILIINGAASGTAGWELGRSPVLIPVTYHPDNPSDSRFEVQNPNTIPRMYHSATILLRDGRVLVGGSNPHARYNFTGVLFPTELSLQSFSPSYLDSESANLHPQIISPASRRKVKYGGRVNIRFTVPGSVNRNLVKVTMVAPGFNTHSFTMNQRMLVLSSGNVTRVGNSTYKINSVFPNSSNLAPTSYYMLFVVHQDIPSEGIWIRIQ